The Streptomyces sp. cg36 genomic interval GATGCCGAAGTTCTCGGGGCGCGTCTACTTCAGCTATGGACAGAAGCTCGTCTTCCGGCTGACCACGGGCGGACTGGTGCAGCCCGCCGTGCAGAACCCCTCGGACCCGAACCGCGACATCCTCTTCAACTGGTCCGAGTACACGCTCAACGACTCCGGGCTGTGGATCAACAGCACCCAGGTCGACATGTTCTCGGCGCCCTACGCGGTCGGCGTCAAGCGCGCCGACGGCACCACCGCGTCCACCGGCCACCTCAAGGCGGGCGGCTACCAGGGCTTCTTCACCGCGCTCCGTACGCACCCCGGCGGCTGGGCGAACCTGGTGCAGACCCGGCCCGACGGAACGGTCCTGCGGGCCCTCGCCCCCGGCCACGGCATCGAGACGGGCGGACTGCCCGCCAGTGTCATGGACGACTACATCGACCGGGTCTGGCGCAAGTACGGCTCGGCCACGCTGACCGTCACCCCGTTCGCCGACCGGCCGGGCACCAGGTACTTCGGCCGGGTGTCCGGCACCACCATGAACTTCACCAACGGCGCGGGCGCGGTCGTCACCAGCTTCCAAAAGCCCGACTCCGACAGCGTCTTCGGCTGCTACAAACGCCTCGACGCACCCAACGACCAGGTCAGGGGCCCGATCTCACGCACGCTCTGCGCGGGCTTCAACCGCTCGACGCTGCTGGTGAACGCCAGTCAGCCGGACACCGGGTCGGCCGCCTTCTACCAGGACGCGGTCACCAACCAGTACGCCAAGGAGATCCACGCCCGTACCGCCGACGGCACGGCGTATGCGTTCGCCTTCGACGACGTCGGCCACCACGAGTCGCTGGTGAACGACGGCAACCCGCAGCAGGCGTACCTCACCCTCGACCCGCTCTCCTGACCCCGACGGGGGCACAGGGCTCGACCGGTCGGCCCAGCGGACGGGACGACGCCCGCTCCCGGGGAACACTCGCGGGCAGCGGGCGCGTCCGTGGGGCGCCCGCGCCGGGGAGCCGAGCCGAGGGAGAGCGGGATGAACGACCAGGAGGACGGCGACACCGAGTGCCGCGAGGGCACCTGCGGCAACGCGGGGTACGGCAAGCAGCCCTTCAAGCGCGGCCGGAGCCACTTCACCGACCGGGTCACCGCCGACGGCCGCGACGGCTGGCCCGTCGAGTACGGG includes:
- a CDS encoding glycoside hydrolase family 64 protein; amino-acid sequence: MTPLGAAVLVAAGFTATGPAAPATAAVPSTIPLTVTNNSGRGEPLYVYNLGTELSTGRQGWADANGTFHPWPAGGNPPTPAPDASIPGPATGRSATIRMPKFSGRVYFSYGQKLVFRLTTGGLVQPAVQNPSDPNRDILFNWSEYTLNDSGLWINSTQVDMFSAPYAVGVKRADGTTASTGHLKAGGYQGFFTALRTHPGGWANLVQTRPDGTVLRALAPGHGIETGGLPASVMDDYIDRVWRKYGSATLTVTPFADRPGTRYFGRVSGTTMNFTNGAGAVVTSFQKPDSDSVFGCYKRLDAPNDQVRGPISRTLCAGFNRSTLLVNASQPDTGSAAFYQDAVTNQYAKEIHARTADGTAYAFAFDDVGHHESLVNDGNPQQAYLTLDPLS